The Sesamum indicum cultivar Zhongzhi No. 13 linkage group LG6, S_indicum_v1.0, whole genome shotgun sequence genome has a segment encoding these proteins:
- the LOC105164117 gene encoding serine/threonine-protein phosphatase 7 long form homolog isoform X1, which translates to MDITQDFGPRDPSVLYQQENHVSQNVVAGLTDTTLHVRRGGLSFAQLLQKTPRHPRVLQLLYEMGFYGVLRCGHIEIDNHLITALVERWRPETHTFHFPVGEATVTLQDIALLWGLPIAGHPIVGKDKKKSVEEWQDYCFRWLGYRPDTSSLRNSNLKMSSLIQRLLNHPVDDDSNILDVMQEARICALCLLSGVMCPDAQGSHVPLFYLRYMENICDTGSYSWGTAVLGYLYRELCVASQIGKINIGGAMHLLQIWAWSRITTLTPQKVDDKIGMGPIVVDEDSILPIPPYGARWTMQMSLKHTVKHSLRIFREMFDRMVPGEFIWQPYDMDSDEVRSLPDAVAPHLWTAKCPLIHHAIVEIHHAERVLRQFGMIQDIPPLPDESERKLHSINRRGRHDEDWAWYHREYVAQWANVHELVVRKPMIQPGGSSMVDDYMSWYYQITRIRVSKSLEPNTIGYHPTNLSDWQYVVDRLKQLVVSCDTVDNNDLQALNQLRVTCRGIATDLIDYSRARYPAAQMHDFIEDSSQGECYNTSKRKRLIDLNSSNHQDNNSMELGG; encoded by the exons ATGGATATAACACAAGATTTTGGCCCACGTGATCCCAGTGTTCTATACCAACAGGAGAACCATGTGTCACAAAATGTAGTTGCAGGACTTACAGACACTACGCTACATGTTAGACGAGGCGGTTTAAGTTTTGCTCAGTTGCTTCAGAAAACCCCCCGCCACCCTCGTGTTCTTCAGTTATTGTATGAGATGGGCTTCTACGGTGTTCTACGTTGTGGGCACATTGAGATTGACAACCATCTTATCACTGCATTAGTGGAAAGATGGCGACCTGAGACACATACCTTTCATTTTCCAGTGGGAGAGGCAACTGTCACCCTCCAGGATATCGCTTTATTGTGGGGCCTTCCTATTGCTGGCCATCCCATAGTCGGAAAGGATAAGAAGAAGAGTGTTGAAGAGTGGCAGGACTACTGCTTTAGATGGTTGGGGTATCGTCCAGACACGAGCTCACTTAGGAATTCTAATCTCAAGATGTCTTCATTGATCCAACGGCTACTAAATCACCCAGTCGATGATGACAGCAACATTTTGGATGTCATGCAGGAAGCAAGGATATGTGCCTTATGTCTTCTTAGTGGTGTTATGTGCCCTGATGCACAGGGGAGTCACGTGCCATTGTTTTATCTCCGTTACATGGAGAACATTTGTGACACAGGGTCATACAGTTGGGGCACAGCAGTATTAGGTTACTTGTATAGAGAGTTGTGCGTTGCATCACAAATAGGTAAAATCAATATAGGTGGAGCGATGCATCTTCTACAG ATATGGGCATGGTCTCGCATAACTACGCTTACACCTCAAAAAGTTGATGACAAAATAGGGATGGGGCCCATAGTGGTTGATGAGGATAGCATCTTACCTATTCCTCCATATGGTGCACg TTGGACGATGCAGATGAGTCTAAAACACACTGTTAAGCACTCATTACGTATCTTTAGGGAGATGTTTGACAGAATGGTTCCAGGGGAG TTTATATGGCAACCGTATGATATGGATTCGGATGAAGTACGATCATTGCCGGATGCAGTCGCACCTCACTTGTGGACTGCAAAATGTCCATTAATCCACCATGCAATTGTAGAAATTCATCATGCAGAGCGGGTTCTTCGACAATTTGGCATGATTCAAGATATCCCTCCTCTTCCAGATGAAAGTGAGCGTAAGTTACATTCAATCAATCGTCGAGGTCGTCATGATGAAGATTGGGCTTGGTATCACCGAGAGTACGTTGCGCAATGGGCTAACGTACACGAACTGGTTGTTAGAAAGCCAATGATCCAACCAGGTGGCTCAAGTATGGTCGATGATTACATGTCTTGGTACTATCAGATTACAAGGATTCGAGTCTCTAAATCACTTGAACCAAACACAATTGGATACCATCCCACTAATCTAAGTGACTGGCAATATGTG GTTGATAGATTGAAACAACTTGTTGTAAGTTGTGATACAGTAGATAACAATGACTTACAAGCGCTAAACCAATTAAGAGTAACATGTCGTGGGATAGCAACAGATCTCATTGACTACTCTCGAGCACGCTATCCTGCTGCAcaaatgcatgattttattgagGATTCCTCACAGGGTGAATGCTATAACACTAGTAAACGGAAGCGGTTGATAGACCTTAACAGTTCTAATCACCAGGATAACAATTCAATGGAACTTGGAGGATGA
- the LOC105164117 gene encoding serine/threonine-protein phosphatase 7 long form homolog isoform X2: protein MDITQDFGPRDPSVLYQQENHVSQNVVAGLTDTTLHVRRGGLSFAQLLQKTPRHPRVLQLLYEMGFYGVLRCGHIEIDNHLITALVERWRPETHTFHFPVGEATVTLQDIALLWGLPIAGHPIVGKDKKKSVEEWQDYCFRWLGYRPDTSSLRNSNLKMSSLIQRLLNHPVDDDSNILDVMQEARICALCLLSGVMCPDAQGSHVPLFYLRYMENICDTGSYSWGTAVLGYLYRELCVASQIGKINIGGAMHLLQFIWQPYDMDSDEVRSLPDAVAPHLWTAKCPLIHHAIVEIHHAERVLRQFGMIQDIPPLPDESERKLHSINRRGRHDEDWAWYHREYVAQWANVHELVVRKPMIQPGGSSMVDDYMSWYYQITRIRVSKSLEPNTIGYHPTNLSDWQYVVDRLKQLVVSCDTVDNNDLQALNQLRVTCRGIATDLIDYSRARYPAAQMHDFIEDSSQGECYNTSKRKRLIDLNSSNHQDNNSMELGG, encoded by the exons ATGGATATAACACAAGATTTTGGCCCACGTGATCCCAGTGTTCTATACCAACAGGAGAACCATGTGTCACAAAATGTAGTTGCAGGACTTACAGACACTACGCTACATGTTAGACGAGGCGGTTTAAGTTTTGCTCAGTTGCTTCAGAAAACCCCCCGCCACCCTCGTGTTCTTCAGTTATTGTATGAGATGGGCTTCTACGGTGTTCTACGTTGTGGGCACATTGAGATTGACAACCATCTTATCACTGCATTAGTGGAAAGATGGCGACCTGAGACACATACCTTTCATTTTCCAGTGGGAGAGGCAACTGTCACCCTCCAGGATATCGCTTTATTGTGGGGCCTTCCTATTGCTGGCCATCCCATAGTCGGAAAGGATAAGAAGAAGAGTGTTGAAGAGTGGCAGGACTACTGCTTTAGATGGTTGGGGTATCGTCCAGACACGAGCTCACTTAGGAATTCTAATCTCAAGATGTCTTCATTGATCCAACGGCTACTAAATCACCCAGTCGATGATGACAGCAACATTTTGGATGTCATGCAGGAAGCAAGGATATGTGCCTTATGTCTTCTTAGTGGTGTTATGTGCCCTGATGCACAGGGGAGTCACGTGCCATTGTTTTATCTCCGTTACATGGAGAACATTTGTGACACAGGGTCATACAGTTGGGGCACAGCAGTATTAGGTTACTTGTATAGAGAGTTGTGCGTTGCATCACAAATAGGTAAAATCAATATAGGTGGAGCGATGCATCTTCTACAG TTTATATGGCAACCGTATGATATGGATTCGGATGAAGTACGATCATTGCCGGATGCAGTCGCACCTCACTTGTGGACTGCAAAATGTCCATTAATCCACCATGCAATTGTAGAAATTCATCATGCAGAGCGGGTTCTTCGACAATTTGGCATGATTCAAGATATCCCTCCTCTTCCAGATGAAAGTGAGCGTAAGTTACATTCAATCAATCGTCGAGGTCGTCATGATGAAGATTGGGCTTGGTATCACCGAGAGTACGTTGCGCAATGGGCTAACGTACACGAACTGGTTGTTAGAAAGCCAATGATCCAACCAGGTGGCTCAAGTATGGTCGATGATTACATGTCTTGGTACTATCAGATTACAAGGATTCGAGTCTCTAAATCACTTGAACCAAACACAATTGGATACCATCCCACTAATCTAAGTGACTGGCAATATGTG GTTGATAGATTGAAACAACTTGTTGTAAGTTGTGATACAGTAGATAACAATGACTTACAAGCGCTAAACCAATTAAGAGTAACATGTCGTGGGATAGCAACAGATCTCATTGACTACTCTCGAGCACGCTATCCTGCTGCAcaaatgcatgattttattgagGATTCCTCACAGGGTGAATGCTATAACACTAGTAAACGGAAGCGGTTGATAGACCTTAACAGTTCTAATCACCAGGATAACAATTCAATGGAACTTGGAGGATGA